In the Quercus lobata isolate SW786 chromosome 5, ValleyOak3.0 Primary Assembly, whole genome shotgun sequence genome, one interval contains:
- the LOC115991428 gene encoding putative disease resistance protein RGA3 — protein MADALLSLATDLLKQLGSIAVQQAQQQINLIVGVDEEIQKFSDSFRIVQAMLNDVEKRQSTDAAVKLWLDQLRDVYYMMDDVLDKWDTARIKSEIQKEEERAAALKKKKVPCSFFPSLSCCFGQVDNLSLRHEIGHMIENLKQTLDDILGDKVKYGFDLTRHSHVEVERPTTTSFVDVSDIIGRDNYRDELLSNLLGVGGQEERNPHIISLVGMGGIGKSTLAQLAYNHSEIQVHFELKIWICVSDPFDQCKVAKAIVQEVDPKHESLNKVTEFQTLLREINNLIGKKKFFLVLDDVWTDNFTKWESFRKVLKCGAQGSRILVTTRKNSVAEMMESSHTINLGVLSLDDCWLMFSKIAFSNKDLHQRRDLEELGKKLANKCKGLPLAVKTLGSHMRGKRSKEEWERVLYNNLWEVEDIEKGLLGPLLLSYNELSLSEKQCFLYCVAFEKDHQFNRLELIIHWMAQGYINSKGNMEMEDVAEEYFKKLAMCSFFQDFEKDKNNGRIESCKMHDIVHDFAQSMTKDVCLTIKGDGEVNINFKRARQLSLRVKEIFPESIYEAKNLRFLNLVYMSSQIVQPKLFDNLVVRAKKYVNWEN, from the exons ATGGCTGATGCACTACTGTCACTAGCTACTGATCTCTTGAAGCAGTTGGGTTCAATCGCTGTTCAGCAGGCTCAACAACAGATAAACTTGATTGTTGGCGTTGATGAAGAAATCCAAAAGTTTTCTGACAGTTTCAGAATTGTCCAGGCGATGCTCAATGATGTTGAGAAGAGACAAAGCACGGACGCAGCTGTGAAGCTTTGGTTAGATCAGCTCAGAGACGTGTACTACATGATGGATGACGTGTTGGACAAGTGGGACACTGCAAGGATCAAATCAGaaattcaaaaagaagaagaaagagctGCTgccctgaagaagaagaaggtaccATGCTCATTCTTCCCCTCTCTGTCATGTTGTTTTGGTCAAGTAGATAACCTTTCTCTGCGTCATGAGATTGGTCACATGATAGAAAACCTGAAACAAACATTAGATGACATTCTCGGAGACAAAGTGAAGTATGGGTTTGACTTGACTAGGCATTCACATGTAGAAGTTGAGCGACCAACAACCACGTCCTTTGTGGATGTGTCCGATATAATTGGTCGTGATAACTATAGGGATGAGCTGTTGAGCAACCTGTTAGGTGTGGGTGGTCAGGAAGAAAGAAATCCTCATATCATCTCCTTAGTGGGCATGGGCGGTATAGGAAAATCCACTCTTGCCCAACTAGCCTACAATCATTCTGAGATACAAGTccattttgaattaaaaatatgGATTTGTGTCTCTGATCCATTTGATCAGTGCAAGGTTGCCAAAGCAATCGTTCAGGAGGTTGACCCTAAACACGAATCCCTCAATAAAGTAACTGAATTTCAAACTCTATTACgtgaaataaataatttaattgggAAGAAGAAATTCTTTCTTGTCCTAGATGATGTGTGGACCGATAACTTCACAAAGTGGGAGTCATTTAGAAAGGTACTCAAATGTGGTGCCCAAGGTAGTAGAATTCTAGTCACCACACGAAAAAACAGTGTTGCAGAGATGATGGAGAGTTCCCACACGATCAATTTGGGGGTATTGTCACTCGATGATTGTTGGTTGATGTTCAGTAAAATAGCATTTTCTAACAAAGATCTACATCAACGTAGGGATCTAGAAGAGTTAGGCAAAAAACTAGCAAATAAGTGCAAAGGCTTGCCACTAGCTGTAAAGACTCTCGGTAGTCACATGCGTGGCAAGAGAAGTAAAGAAGAGTGGGAGAGGGTTTTGTACAATAATTTGTGGGAAGTAGAAGATATTGAAAAAGGTCTTTTGGGACCATTGTTGTTGAGTTATAATGAATTGTCATTATCAGAGAAACAATGTTTCTTATATTGTGTTGCCTTCGAGAAAGATCATCAATTCAATAGACTTGAGTTAATCATCCATTGGATGGCACAAGGATATATCAACTCAAAAGGAAATATGGAGATGGAAGACGTAGCAGAAGAGTACTTTAAAAAATTAGCCATGTGTTCTTTTTTCCAAGATTTTGAGAAAGATAAGAATAATGGTAGAATTGAAAGTTGCAAAATGCATGATATTGTGCATGACTTTGCACAGTCAATGACAAAAGATGTATGCTTGACAATCAAAGGTGATGGAGAGGTTAATATAAACTTTAAAAGGGCTCGACAATTGTCATTAAGAGTTAAAGAAATATTTCCTGAGTCTATCTATGAAGCGAAAAATCTACGCTTTCTCAATTTAGTTTATATGTCTTCTCAGATTGTCCAACCCAAGTTATTCGACAATTTG GTGGTAAGGGCAAAGAAATATGTGAACTGGGAGAATTAG